One segment of Erigeron canadensis isolate Cc75 chromosome 2, C_canadensis_v1, whole genome shotgun sequence DNA contains the following:
- the LOC122587568 gene encoding uncharacterized protein LOC122587568 translates to MQGVTNRRSVGMDRGQWRELFYQECQTIIQSWRSYDGRFIFKWAKAVMKKCNIFVWRAALDRLPTYKALSYRNFNFGNTHCGLCEAWEETIDHLLCYCQFALEVWGLISNWCKVENLSFSSVKELILAADNMGLGKKSTKVCKGIVFVMSWCLWKARNEKVFD, encoded by the coding sequence ATGCAGGGTGTTACAAATAGAAGATCGGTGGGTATGGATAGGGGACAATGGCGAgaacttttctatcaagagtgTCAAACGATTATTCAAAGTTGGAGAAGCTATGATGGGCGTTTTATCTTCAAATGGGCAAAAGCGGTTATGAAGAAATGTAACATTTTTGTGTGGCGAGCTGCTCTTGATCGCTTACCTACGTACAAAGCACTTAGCTATCGGAATTTTAATTTTGGAAATACTCATTGCGGTTTATGTGAGGCATGGGAGGAAACTATAGACCATCTACTTTGCTACTGCCAATTTGCTTTGGAAGTTTGGGGTCTTATAAGTAATTGGTGTAAGGTTGAAAATCTTAGCTTCTCTTCTGTGAAGGAATTGATCTTGGCAGCGGACAACATGGGGCTCGGGAAAAAGTCGACCAAGGTGTGTAAAGGGATTGTTTTTGTTATGAGTTGGTGCCTTTGGAAAGCTAGAAACGAAAAGGTTTTTGATTAA